In Lentibacillus amyloliquefaciens, one DNA window encodes the following:
- a CDS encoding amidohydrolase encodes MKSELMDMLESRKEEMIEIRRHLHENPELSFEEENTANYIADFYKGKDVELERNVGNGYGIIVTIKGGKPGKTIGLRADFDALPITEEADVPFKSNNDGVMHACAHDGHTAYMLVLADCLIQLKDQIAGTIKVIHQHAEELPPGGAKSIVESGVLDDLDHVFGTHLLPMGPAGVVGYHSGFSFNGRTYFKLKIQGKGGHGSSPHTANDSIVAGSHFVTAIQTIVSRRLNPLNSGVVTVGSFDGKGTFNVIKDAIELEGDIRYPDENVQNIIEEQFKRIVKGIELEFDVTCDLTYTADYPPLYNDPEATAKVAEWLQSTDDKDIKEVKEFPRLAPSEDFAYYLEKIPGSFFYIACTPKGVEDPYFNHHPKFDIDEDALLVAAKSVGQVACSYFDVE; translated from the coding sequence GTGAAAAGTGAATTAATGGATATGCTTGAATCACGGAAAGAAGAAATGATTGAAATCCGCCGGCATCTGCATGAAAATCCGGAGCTATCGTTTGAAGAAGAAAACACCGCTAATTACATTGCTGATTTTTATAAAGGAAAAGATGTGGAACTGGAGCGGAATGTCGGGAATGGTTACGGCATTATTGTCACGATTAAAGGCGGCAAACCGGGGAAAACAATTGGACTCAGAGCTGATTTTGATGCACTGCCAATCACCGAAGAAGCGGATGTGCCATTTAAATCAAACAATGACGGTGTGATGCACGCATGCGCACATGACGGGCATACAGCCTATATGCTGGTGTTGGCAGATTGCCTCATCCAGCTGAAAGATCAAATTGCCGGTACCATTAAAGTCATTCACCAGCACGCAGAAGAACTGCCGCCTGGTGGTGCGAAAAGCATTGTGGAATCAGGTGTGCTTGATGATTTGGATCATGTATTCGGCACGCACCTGCTTCCAATGGGACCTGCCGGAGTTGTCGGCTATCACAGCGGCTTTTCCTTTAATGGAAGAACCTATTTCAAATTAAAGATTCAGGGAAAGGGCGGCCATGGTTCTTCGCCGCACACAGCCAATGATTCGATTGTCGCCGGGTCTCATTTTGTAACAGCAATTCAAACAATTGTCAGCCGGCGATTAAATCCATTGAATTCCGGTGTCGTAACGGTCGGTTCGTTTGACGGAAAAGGAACATTCAATGTGATTAAAGACGCTATTGAACTGGAAGGCGACATTCGGTACCCTGATGAAAACGTGCAAAACATCATCGAGGAGCAATTCAAACGCATTGTCAAAGGGATTGAACTGGAATTTGATGTTACATGTGACTTAACCTATACGGCTGATTATCCACCATTGTATAATGATCCCGAAGCAACAGCGAAAGTGGCAGAATGGCTGCAGAGCACGGATGATAAGGATATTAAGGAAGTGAAGGAATTTCCAAGATTGGCGCCATCCGAAGATTTTGCCTATTACCTGGAAAAAATCCCGGGCTCCTTCTTCTATATTGCCTGTACGCCAAAAGGGGTGGAGGACCCATACTTTAACCATCACCCGAAATTTGACATTGATGAAGACGCCCTGCTTGTCGCAGCAAAATCGGTCGGACAAGTGGCCTGCAGTTACTTTGATGTAGAATAA
- a CDS encoding ABC1 kinase family protein: protein MLGRRIRHTKRYREIVNALMKNGFSHFLFRVGLADRGLAKVAKSEDVNTSLKSIGKRLRYALQELGPTAIKLGQIASTRYDTLPDEITAELEKLLDHAPVLDFEHVQHTLETELDDSLDNLFDYFDPEPIATASIGQVHGARLHSGEDVVVKVQRPGLKPKMETDLEILHGIGDMLEERTLWAKRYRVCDMIDEVSDILTNELDYIMEGRSGAQIAKQFEDQTFVKFPDIYWDLTTSKVLTMEKVTGIKVSDIEALDEAGYDRQLIAKRLSNAMLQQILQNGFFHADPHSGNIHILPKNTIAFLDFGETGHVSEKLKRNFGSIIVNLYQGDSRAMVKTFSKMDLIDEKTDIDALQRDLDKLHMQYESIKLRELSLGQIIVRIFEVVYHHHIKIPMEMVMISKTILTLEGVLGRLDPDFSLMNEAEPFARRLVMKRYHPNEIFRNTLRSISDNVDILTDLPTDVKDVLSVLKKGRVGLDINVKHVNEVMRRLDKISNRIAFSILMLAFSIIMAGLIIGMAFVGQNTVIWELPIIEIGAIIALMMFILMVIIIIRSNRM, encoded by the coding sequence ATGCTTGGAAGACGAATCAGGCATACGAAGCGGTATCGTGAAATTGTGAATGCACTGATGAAGAACGGATTCAGTCATTTTTTGTTCCGGGTGGGTCTGGCAGATCGCGGGCTTGCCAAAGTTGCAAAATCCGAGGATGTCAATACAAGTTTGAAAAGCATTGGTAAACGTCTCCGTTATGCACTGCAGGAGCTCGGGCCGACAGCGATCAAGCTGGGGCAGATTGCAAGCACCCGCTATGATACGCTGCCGGATGAGATCACGGCAGAATTGGAAAAATTGCTGGATCATGCACCTGTGCTCGACTTTGAACATGTTCAGCATACACTGGAGACTGAGCTCGATGACAGCCTGGACAATTTATTCGATTATTTCGATCCGGAGCCGATTGCAACAGCTTCGATTGGGCAAGTCCATGGTGCCCGGTTGCATAGCGGGGAAGATGTTGTTGTAAAAGTCCAGCGGCCGGGTTTGAAACCCAAGATGGAAACCGATCTTGAAATACTGCACGGAATAGGCGACATGCTCGAGGAAAGAACGCTCTGGGCTAAGCGTTACCGCGTTTGTGACATGATTGATGAAGTGTCCGATATATTGACCAATGAATTGGATTATATAATGGAAGGACGGAGCGGGGCACAAATAGCGAAACAATTTGAAGATCAGACGTTTGTTAAATTTCCGGATATTTACTGGGATCTGACAACGTCGAAAGTGCTGACAATGGAAAAAGTCACGGGTATCAAGGTGTCCGACATCGAAGCATTGGACGAAGCGGGATATGACCGGCAGCTGATCGCAAAACGGTTGTCTAATGCCATGCTGCAGCAGATTCTCCAAAACGGCTTTTTCCATGCTGATCCGCACTCGGGTAATATCCATATCCTGCCTAAAAATACCATCGCATTTCTGGATTTCGGTGAGACGGGACATGTGAGCGAAAAGCTGAAGCGGAATTTCGGCTCGATTATCGTGAATCTTTATCAGGGTGACAGCAGGGCAATGGTCAAAACATTTTCCAAAATGGATCTCATCGATGAGAAGACGGATATCGATGCCCTTCAGCGTGATCTTGATAAACTCCATATGCAATATGAAAGTATCAAATTGCGCGAGCTCAGTCTGGGTCAGATTATCGTTCGGATATTCGAGGTCGTTTATCATCACCATATTAAAATACCGATGGAGATGGTGATGATCAGCAAAACAATTCTGACACTGGAAGGTGTGCTCGGCAGACTCGATCCCGATTTCAGTCTGATGAACGAAGCGGAGCCTTTCGCACGGCGCCTAGTGATGAAACGATATCATCCAAATGAAATTTTTCGCAACACGCTAAGGTCAATTAGCGACAATGTCGACATTCTCACAGACCTGCCGACTGACGTTAAGGATGTATTGTCAGTTTTGAAAAAAGGAAGGGTCGGCCTGGATATTAACGTCAAACATGTCAATGAAGTCATGCGACGACTGGATAAAATCAGCAACCGCATCGCATTCAGTATTTTGATGCTTGCATTCAGCATTATCATGGCCGGGTTGATTATCGGTATGGCATTCGTTGGCCAGAACACTGTCATATGGGAACTGCCAATCATTGAAATTGGAGCCATTATCGCTCTTATGATGTTTATACTCATGGTGATTATTATCATACGATCGAACCGAATGTGA
- a CDS encoding SDR family oxidoreductase translates to MKILVAGANGHTGRLLIKCLNEDGHEPYGMVRKEEQKPGIEELGGTPVLADLERDVGYAVKEMDAVIFAAGSGSSTGPEKTTDVDRDGAINLIKATENLGIKKFVMLSSIGAGRDVQALAQGNERMQHYLQMKKEADEYLSSTELDYTIVRPGGLTHDAGTSKIKVADEVPFENIPRADVAKTMIAAIQEPNAYHKAFEMVSGDTQIEDALKKL, encoded by the coding sequence ATGAAAATACTCGTAGCTGGCGCAAACGGACATACCGGCCGTTTACTTATAAAATGTCTCAATGAGGATGGTCATGAGCCATACGGAATGGTTCGTAAAGAAGAACAAAAGCCAGGTATTGAGGAATTGGGCGGCACGCCGGTGCTCGCGGACTTGGAACGTGATGTCGGCTATGCTGTCAAAGAGATGGATGCCGTTATCTTTGCTGCAGGTTCCGGAAGCAGTACAGGTCCTGAGAAAACAACGGATGTTGATCGCGACGGTGCCATCAATTTGATCAAAGCAACGGAAAATTTAGGGATTAAAAAATTCGTCATGTTAAGCAGTATCGGTGCAGGACGCGATGTGCAGGCATTAGCACAGGGCAATGAGCGTATGCAGCACTATCTGCAAATGAAAAAAGAAGCGGATGAGTATCTCTCGAGCACCGAGTTGGATTATACGATTGTGCGTCCAGGCGGTCTGACACATGATGCCGGGACAAGCAAAATTAAAGTGGCGGATGAAGTGCCGTTTGAAAATATTCCGCGTGCAGATGTTGCCAAAACCATGATCGCTGCCATTCAGGAACCAAATGCGTATCATAAAGCGTTCGAAATGGTCTCCGGTGATACACAGATTGAAGATGCATTGAAAAAACTTTAG
- a CDS encoding Ger(x)C family spore germination protein: protein MKQLSIIPVCLLMLLLAGCWDRTEVNDLAIVVGLGLHKMEDEQVELSLQLVNPSSMASGVGGGGGQQGTGELTTVEKEIGKTTFDARSKLQEKLSRNIFSGHNRVVFISEKMAEKGIRKHIDFLSRHPKPRLRSYVFVTKGAPADFFKVMPDLESSSAETARELANLEVGMSVHVKDLVQMTSDESENAALPILEIEEEPPNTQGLRVSGTAVFKDGKMVGQLDDSLTRGILWLRDEINDAAVTVKPEGTEGYISFNIFDSKTKLIPKVENGNWTMTVNINSVDDAVENETKLNLGNPDTINKLEKQLEDRIEKRIRTALEHVQKDMQADILKFGEVFHRHYPDQWAKVKDNWNEETFPEVTVELNSDVKIKRPGRSTSPPTVPDDEVINE from the coding sequence ATGAAACAGCTATCGATTATTCCTGTCTGTCTTCTGATGCTGCTTCTTGCGGGATGCTGGGATCGCACAGAAGTCAATGATTTAGCCATTGTTGTCGGACTCGGCCTTCATAAAATGGAAGATGAGCAGGTTGAACTTTCCTTGCAGCTGGTAAACCCAAGTTCGATGGCAAGTGGAGTAGGAGGCGGGGGAGGCCAGCAAGGCACCGGAGAACTGACAACTGTGGAGAAGGAAATTGGCAAAACAACCTTTGATGCCAGGTCAAAACTGCAGGAAAAACTTTCGCGAAACATATTTTCCGGCCATAACCGTGTTGTGTTTATCAGTGAAAAAATGGCCGAGAAAGGAATCCGCAAACATATTGATTTTTTGTCGCGGCATCCGAAACCAAGATTAAGGTCTTATGTTTTTGTAACGAAGGGTGCCCCTGCAGATTTCTTTAAAGTCATGCCTGATTTGGAGTCAAGTTCAGCTGAAACAGCAAGGGAATTGGCTAATTTAGAGGTTGGTATGAGTGTCCACGTGAAAGATCTGGTCCAGATGACATCTGATGAAAGTGAAAACGCAGCTTTGCCGATACTCGAAATTGAGGAGGAACCTCCCAATACACAGGGATTGCGTGTAAGTGGCACAGCTGTATTTAAAGATGGAAAAATGGTCGGACAACTCGATGACAGTTTGACAAGGGGTATTCTATGGCTGCGGGATGAAATTAACGATGCCGCAGTCACCGTGAAGCCCGAGGGTACGGAAGGCTATATTTCATTTAATATTTTCGATTCAAAAACAAAGCTGATTCCCAAAGTTGAAAATGGAAATTGGACGATGACCGTAAACATTAATTCGGTCGACGATGCAGTCGAAAATGAAACAAAGTTAAATCTAGGGAACCCTGACACGATCAATAAGCTTGAGAAGCAATTGGAAGACAGGATTGAAAAGCGTATCCGAACAGCCCTGGAACACGTGCAGAAAGATATGCAGGCAGATATTCTAAAGTTTGGTGAGGTGTTTCATCGTCATTACCCTGACCAATGGGCTAAAGTGAAAGATAACTGGAATGAGGAAACATTTCCCGAAGTAACGGTTGAACTTAACAGTGATGTTAAAATAAAGCGGCCTGGCAGATCCACATCACCGCCAACGGTACCGGATGACGAGGTGATTAACGAATGA
- a CDS encoding AAA family ATPase, protein MRPIKLTMTAFGPYKQTERIDFNELNGNKLFVIAGNTGAGKTTIFDAICFALYGSASGSDREDNRMLRSDFAPDDKHTSIELEFEIHGRHYRILRQLGHVKKGNKSKTGERYEFYEKVDGREVPCVDRQMVSEIDKKLEAIIGLTQDQFKQIVMLPQGEFRKLLTSETENKEAILRRLFKTESYNQINQLLRDRKSKADEAFKQLQQSRDHHVNSIHTALPEREGAELFDVLHSDYYNINQVIGGLDKEIAYYTEKITTDDKAYQDAYQKHDQKQTELNEAKMLNNQFADLDKKKTELSDLEKQIPGYQEKEKQHANAERASHLEVYEKQVTDWKNDEKTKRDALQHAETADKQAREKLEQATNAYQQEEKKGNQRDEAARELERLKGFLPTVKELDDKKNELEKLAQKGRQSAKDLENAKTEHRKQSEAVEKHDKQIAELDQAVSQLPDKQQALMEASEQYKAAKGYVDLETKQSAIKQDLKQKEKAYLTAKQAYNDKEEAWLNNQAVVLAGHLHDGESCPVCGSTEHPNKASNHAEMVSREDLNSLKKDMEEKEKYFRASETDSSANAQLLVEKEQELGQYDIAAEKAAEVRDKLFEKGTNIKQEVASLNKQREELNQLKANQETEKEALKKLESQKEELDKTHQKLQSDYQSAHAVYKEQLRNIPEDVQTLPALEKRIAETDEHKTKLEKAWENAQKRFQQAKETAAKTAADFSNATNQLTETKEKSSKAEQQFQKALEQAEFESEDAYKQAKMSSSEREELKETIGQFNDNLTAKRQQVNDLAEALKDKERVDLAAMEEERQMLKTAYEAAYRMLNQSKDYRYQAITIKESIETTHEQAAEHEKELAVITDLHDVLRGQNSQKISFERYLQIEYLERIIDVANIRLKRLSNGQFSLRRSERQEAHGKQSGLALDVDDAYTGQRRDVKTLSGGEKFNASLCLALGMSDVIQSFQGNIAIDTMFIDEGFGTLDEESLNKAIDTLIDLQQSGRMIGVISHVQELKNIFPARLEVMKTKEGHSRTEFVVT, encoded by the coding sequence ATGCGGCCAATAAAACTGACGATGACAGCATTTGGACCCTATAAACAGACAGAAAGAATCGATTTTAATGAGCTCAATGGCAATAAGCTGTTTGTCATTGCCGGCAACACCGGGGCAGGAAAGACGACCATTTTCGATGCCATCTGTTTTGCGCTTTACGGCAGTGCCAGCGGATCAGACAGAGAAGATAACCGGATGCTCAGAAGCGATTTTGCACCTGATGATAAACATACATCGATTGAGTTAGAATTTGAAATACACGGCCGGCACTACCGTATTCTCCGGCAGCTGGGCCATGTGAAGAAAGGAAATAAATCCAAGACCGGCGAGCGGTATGAATTTTATGAGAAAGTTGATGGAAGAGAAGTACCGTGTGTTGACCGGCAGATGGTTTCTGAGATTGATAAAAAGTTAGAAGCCATCATCGGTCTCACGCAAGATCAATTCAAGCAGATTGTGATGTTGCCGCAGGGGGAATTCCGCAAACTATTAACCTCTGAAACGGAAAATAAAGAAGCAATTTTGCGGCGGCTTTTCAAGACGGAAAGCTATAACCAGATTAATCAGCTCTTGAGAGACCGGAAAAGTAAGGCTGATGAAGCATTTAAGCAGTTGCAGCAGTCACGCGATCATCATGTGAACAGTATTCATACGGCGCTCCCGGAACGTGAAGGTGCTGAACTGTTCGATGTGCTCCATAGCGATTATTACAATATCAATCAAGTGATTGGCGGTCTGGATAAAGAAATCGCATATTACACAGAAAAAATTACGACGGATGACAAAGCCTATCAGGATGCCTATCAAAAACACGATCAAAAACAAACCGAACTGAACGAGGCAAAGATGCTGAACAATCAATTTGCCGACCTCGATAAGAAAAAGACGGAACTGAGTGACTTAGAAAAGCAGATTCCGGGTTATCAGGAAAAAGAGAAACAGCACGCCAACGCTGAGCGGGCAAGTCATCTTGAAGTTTATGAAAAGCAGGTCACGGATTGGAAGAACGATGAAAAAACAAAACGTGATGCCTTACAGCATGCTGAAACTGCAGATAAACAAGCACGTGAAAAACTCGAACAAGCCACGAACGCTTACCAGCAGGAAGAAAAGAAAGGAAATCAACGCGACGAGGCAGCGCGAGAACTCGAACGGTTGAAAGGCTTCCTGCCGACTGTGAAAGAACTGGATGACAAGAAAAATGAACTCGAAAAACTGGCGCAAAAAGGCAGGCAGTCAGCCAAAGATCTGGAAAACGCTAAAACCGAACACCGGAAACAATCAGAAGCAGTCGAGAAACATGATAAACAGATTGCAGAACTTGACCAGGCTGTTAGTCAACTGCCGGATAAACAGCAAGCCCTGATGGAAGCAAGCGAACAGTATAAGGCGGCAAAAGGGTATGTCGACCTTGAAACCAAACAATCGGCCATCAAGCAGGATTTAAAACAAAAGGAAAAAGCCTATTTGACCGCCAAACAAGCGTACAATGATAAAGAGGAAGCCTGGTTGAACAATCAGGCAGTTGTATTGGCCGGACATTTGCACGACGGAGAGTCTTGTCCAGTCTGCGGCAGCACGGAACATCCGAATAAAGCAAGCAATCACGCTGAAATGGTGTCTCGTGAGGACCTTAACTCCCTGAAAAAAGATATGGAGGAAAAAGAGAAATACTTCCGGGCTTCAGAAACCGATTCCAGTGCCAATGCACAGCTTCTGGTGGAAAAGGAGCAGGAGCTTGGGCAATATGACATCGCTGCTGAAAAGGCCGCGGAAGTACGTGATAAGTTATTTGAAAAAGGTACCAATATTAAGCAAGAAGTTGCATCACTGAACAAACAGCGTGAAGAATTGAACCAGCTCAAGGCAAATCAGGAAACAGAAAAGGAAGCATTAAAGAAGCTTGAATCACAAAAAGAGGAACTGGATAAAACACATCAAAAACTTCAGTCTGATTATCAGTCAGCTCATGCCGTCTATAAAGAACAATTGCGGAATATTCCGGAAGACGTTCAGACACTTCCGGCACTGGAAAAGCGAATCGCTGAGACCGATGAGCACAAAACAAAGCTTGAAAAAGCATGGGAGAACGCGCAAAAGCGGTTTCAGCAGGCAAAAGAAACAGCTGCCAAAACCGCTGCTGATTTTTCAAACGCGACGAACCAGCTGACAGAAACGAAAGAAAAGAGCAGTAAAGCTGAACAGCAGTTTCAAAAAGCACTGGAACAAGCGGAATTTGAATCAGAAGACGCCTACAAGCAAGCAAAAATGTCGTCATCAGAGCGGGAAGAACTGAAAGAAACGATCGGGCAGTTCAATGACAATCTGACCGCCAAGAGACAGCAGGTGAATGATCTAGCTGAAGCATTGAAAGATAAAGAACGTGTCGATCTTGCGGCAATGGAAGAAGAACGGCAAATGCTAAAAACAGCTTACGAAGCGGCATACCGGATGCTGAATCAATCCAAAGATTACCGTTATCAGGCTATCACGATAAAGGAGAGCATAGAAACGACACATGAACAGGCAGCCGAACATGAAAAAGAACTCGCTGTCATCACCGACTTGCATGATGTGCTGCGCGGACAGAACAGTCAAAAGATTTCATTTGAACGTTATTTGCAGATTGAATATTTGGAGCGGATTATTGATGTTGCCAATATCCGGCTCAAACGCCTGTCAAACGGGCAATTTTCCCTGAGACGCAGCGAACGCCAGGAAGCACATGGCAAGCAGAGCGGTCTCGCCCTTGATGTGGATGACGCTTACACTGGGCAGAGGCGCGATGTCAAAACATTATCAGGCGGTGAAAAATTCAATGCATCGCTTTGTCTTGCTCTCGGCATGTCGGATGTGATCCAGAGCTTCCAAGGCAACATTGCGATTGATACGATGTTTATCGATGAAGGCTTCGGCACGCTTGATGAAGAATCACTCAATAAAGCAATCGATACATTAATCGACCTGCAACAATCAGGCCGGATGATTGGCGTTATCTCACACGTGCAGGAATTGAAAAATATCTTCCCGGCAAGGCTTGAAGTGATGAAAACGAAGGAAGGTCACAGCAGAACAGAATTTGTAGTAACGTAA
- a CDS encoding exonuclease SbcCD subunit D has translation MKLFHTADWHLGKLVQGVYMTDDQRYCLDQFAAAVEEERPDAVIIAGDLYDRAVPPTEAVNLLDETLSKIVLELKTPVLAVAGNHDSPGRLDFGSNIMKQNGFYIAGHFDQELKPVVLYDEHGPVHFHLVPYCDPSVVRTMTEDDTVRSHNDAGRKIAEMIQQDMDPDARHVYIGHAFVTPFGEEEENTSDSERPLSIGGAEYVDARHFAPFDYTALGHLHHAHHVTSETVRYSGSILKYSISEEHHQKGYSVVELGANGEASIEKRTLTPKRDIRTVEATMDELLTHPVSDDYVFVRLLDEAPVLSPMERLRSVYPNAMHVERGNFRVSPDETEVTNRTKRTEMSDLDLFRNFYKEVKGYDVSEDTEAIFNDVLDDLLKEEREAGPSKETVKN, from the coding sequence ATGAAACTATTCCATACGGCGGACTGGCATCTGGGGAAGCTTGTTCAGGGTGTCTATATGACAGATGACCAGCGCTATTGTCTGGACCAGTTCGCAGCAGCAGTCGAAGAAGAGAGACCAGATGCGGTGATTATCGCCGGGGATTTATATGATCGGGCCGTACCGCCGACTGAGGCTGTCAATCTATTGGATGAAACGCTGAGTAAAATTGTACTCGAGTTAAAAACGCCTGTACTGGCCGTTGCGGGAAATCATGACAGCCCGGGCCGGCTTGACTTTGGAAGCAATATTATGAAGCAAAATGGTTTTTACATCGCAGGTCATTTTGATCAGGAATTAAAGCCGGTTGTGCTTTATGATGAACATGGGCCGGTTCATTTTCACCTGGTGCCTTATTGTGATCCGAGTGTTGTCCGCACGATGACGGAAGACGATACGGTCCGCAGCCATAATGACGCTGGACGGAAAATCGCGGAAATGATTCAGCAGGACATGGATCCGGATGCCCGTCACGTGTACATAGGACATGCGTTTGTCACACCATTTGGCGAGGAGGAAGAGAACACGAGTGATTCGGAGCGGCCGCTGTCAATCGGTGGCGCGGAATATGTGGATGCCCGCCATTTTGCCCCGTTTGATTATACAGCGCTCGGACACTTGCATCACGCGCATCATGTCACGTCTGAAACGGTCCGGTATTCCGGGTCTATCCTAAAATATTCCATTTCTGAAGAGCATCATCAAAAAGGCTATTCTGTTGTTGAGCTGGGCGCCAATGGAGAAGCATCGATTGAAAAGCGCACACTCACGCCAAAACGGGATATCCGGACGGTTGAGGCGACAATGGATGAATTATTGACTCATCCGGTTAGTGATGACTATGTATTTGTCAGGCTGCTGGACGAGGCACCGGTTTTGTCGCCAATGGAGCGGCTCAGGTCGGTTTATCCGAATGCGATGCATGTTGAGCGCGGGAATTTCAGGGTATCACCCGATGAGACTGAAGTGACAAATCGAACGAAGCGGACGGAAATGAGCGATCTTGATTTGTTCAGAAATTTTTATAAAGAAGTGAAAGGCTACGACGTCTCAGAAGATACTGAAGCGATATTCAATGATGTTCTGGATGACCTCTTGAAAGAAGAACGTGAGGCCGGACCATCCAAGGAAACGGTGAAGAACTAA
- a CDS encoding TetR/AcrR family transcriptional regulator, protein MPKKIDHAERKDQIIEAMFRIIHHSGFENATLRQIAKEADLSLGSVQHFFPKQKDIYMLAMDVIYERFEERMQNVIQENEGAFKNAVRMIKQIVQANTEEERMENDIWMKFSIMATMNPEYHETKESLREVNLNFAKDVLKMLYENAYIKDPVNIDDSANSLTIFIHGLVFESVIYANLYNAQVIETEIREYLRRICI, encoded by the coding sequence ATGCCAAAAAAAATAGATCATGCTGAAAGAAAAGATCAAATTATCGAAGCGATGTTTCGCATCATTCATCATTCTGGTTTCGAAAATGCGACCTTACGCCAAATTGCCAAAGAAGCAGATTTATCCTTAGGATCTGTTCAACACTTTTTTCCCAAACAAAAGGATATCTATATGCTCGCAATGGACGTTATTTATGAAAGATTTGAGGAGAGAATGCAAAACGTCATACAAGAAAATGAAGGGGCATTTAAAAACGCTGTTCGCATGATTAAACAAATTGTTCAAGCTAATACAGAAGAAGAAAGAATGGAGAATGATATATGGATGAAATTTTCCATAATGGCAACGATGAACCCGGAATACCACGAGACGAAGGAAAGCTTACGAGAAGTAAACCTTAATTTTGCCAAAGATGTATTAAAAATGCTTTATGAGAATGCCTATATTAAAGATCCCGTCAATATTGACGACAGCGCAAATTCGTTAACAATATTCATCCACGGCCTTGTATTTGAATCTGTCATTTATGCCAATTTATACAACGCTCAAGTCATTGAAACAGAAATCAGAGAATATTTAAGAAGGATCTGTATATAA
- a CDS encoding GerAB/ArcD/ProY family transporter: MIEKGKISPLQMAVLIYPTIIATAILLVPAITGDQARQDMWLSPIWASLAGFLAAFIAIQLNKRFPKQTIIQYSETIAGKFLGKVIGLAFIFFLAHLCGVILREYGEFVKGNFLEDTPMIVILGSMAFVCALAVRGGIEVMARSAQVFVPVVTVLFILILLLLTPDLDPGNMLPAFEKGLMPSLRGAVVPAGWFLEFFMISFMLPFLRSRKKVVKWNITTIIAVMFTMVVTNMVTMFVFGAITSKFTYPVMEAARYISIAEFVQHMESVVMAIWVGGIFVKISVFFYATVLSTAQWLKLSDYQPIVFPFALIITVLGYWSAGNLQGLEKFLSETFPFYSLVFLAIIPIMLLAAAIMLGKRSATHAE; encoded by the coding sequence ATGATTGAAAAAGGGAAAATTAGTCCCCTGCAAATGGCTGTTCTCATTTATCCGACTATTATAGCAACAGCGATTCTGCTCGTTCCGGCGATAACCGGAGATCAAGCACGGCAGGATATGTGGCTGTCACCGATCTGGGCTTCTCTGGCCGGCTTTCTGGCTGCTTTTATTGCGATTCAGTTAAATAAGCGTTTCCCGAAACAGACGATCATTCAATATAGTGAAACGATAGCCGGCAAATTCCTTGGGAAAGTAATCGGCCTTGCGTTTATCTTTTTTTTAGCCCATCTATGCGGGGTTATCTTACGGGAATATGGTGAATTTGTGAAGGGTAATTTCCTTGAGGATACACCCATGATTGTTATTCTTGGAAGCATGGCGTTTGTATGTGCCTTAGCTGTCAGGGGCGGAATTGAAGTGATGGCCCGGAGCGCTCAGGTATTTGTGCCTGTTGTGACGGTCTTATTTATATTAATTCTTCTGTTATTAACCCCGGATCTGGATCCCGGCAATATGCTTCCCGCTTTTGAAAAGGGCTTAATGCCTTCATTAAGGGGTGCAGTGGTTCCGGCAGGATGGTTTTTAGAATTTTTTATGATTTCTTTCATGCTGCCATTTTTAAGAAGCCGGAAAAAAGTTGTGAAGTGGAATATCACAACCATAATTGCTGTTATGTTCACCATGGTCGTAACCAATATGGTAACGATGTTTGTATTTGGTGCGATCACCTCCAAGTTTACATACCCCGTTATGGAAGCAGCACGATATATCAGTATAGCTGAATTTGTCCAACATATGGAGTCTGTCGTCATGGCGATTTGGGTAGGTGGTATATTTGTTAAAATTTCGGTTTTTTTCTATGCCACAGTTCTAAGTACCGCTCAATGGCTGAAGCTGAGTGATTACCAGCCGATTGTATTCCCGTTTGCTCTCATTATCACGGTGTTGGGATACTGGTCTGCAGGCAATTTGCAGGGGCTTGAGAAATTCTTGAGCGAAACGTTTCCATTTTACTCACTTGTTTTTTTAGCTATCATTCCGATTATGCTGCTGGCGGCTGCCATCATGTTGGGGAAGCGTTCAGCTACGCACGCCGAATAA